From Sporosarcina sp. Te-1, the proteins below share one genomic window:
- a CDS encoding SCP2 sterol-binding domain-containing protein, producing MNVETMEMKEIWSQIDTTLNGEPEPIRSLNVSYAFHLSGEDGGSYGLKLNEGKAEVVMEDPGDVDCALTMSSKDFRKLLSGNLNSTAAFMMGKLKVKGNIGLALKLETLLKQYSF from the coding sequence ATGAACGTAGAAACAATGGAAATGAAAGAGATTTGGAGCCAAATTGATACGACGCTGAACGGAGAACCTGAACCAATCCGATCATTGAACGTATCGTATGCCTTCCATTTGAGCGGAGAGGATGGTGGATCCTACGGTCTCAAATTGAATGAAGGCAAAGCCGAGGTTGTAATGGAAGATCCGGGCGATGTGGATTGCGCTCTTACGATGAGCTCGAAAGATTTCCGGAAGCTGCTCTCAGGGAATTTGAATTCGACGGCGGCCTTCATGATGGGGAAATTGAAGGTGAAGGGAAACATCGGGCTTGCGTTAAAACTCGAAACTCTATTAAAACAGTATTCTTTTTAA
- a CDS encoding bifunctional diguanylate cyclase/phosphodiesterase: MERPYEEWFTAFTELQKQQQYIFSHAKELKLSHQSMRDILKELCKGIADIMNCERVSIWLYNENHNRLTAQNFYDSHHSHHYSGQVLERSDYPSYFSAIEQERVLAIDDIENDTSMEELKQWYFHHADSIVGLIDATILLSRGLGGVLCCETRNKRIWTSLDKILMAAIADMVSFIFDRLYRIEMEEHLHKLAYTDILTGLHNRHAFYEAVTDQLRSQAQGQRGMFIYLVIDQFSEVQSVLGQDSAAQLLRMIGGRVRELFPAPAITARFAFDHFLIYSPYDGQVDRELLLRRMELVSNELRRPLFISGQEVYMTFSYGISIYPDHVNSSQLGVQHAFLALETDRRETKRRACGVYEPHMQENVKQAMFSEMNLRKGLDTNEFKLFYQPQVDMDGVVQGMEALIRWEHPERGLIAPDSFIELAESTGLIIPIGEWVIKKALMQLAKWHRQGHANLTISVNISPRHFLHPNFPFYLRKCVDDYGVEPERLILEITENVALENHVAVQKRIDILREMGFFIAIDDFGKGYSAFIYLQRFPVHQIEIDRQFISGLGNDQNSRSIVETIVHLAKMLGLHTIAEGVETEVQWEIIRELACTRAQGFYFGKPMPVAEVDRLLASSESNVKLPYIYI; the protein is encoded by the coding sequence ATGGAACGGCCGTATGAAGAGTGGTTCACGGCTTTTACGGAATTGCAGAAACAGCAACAGTATATCTTTTCGCACGCAAAAGAGTTGAAGTTATCCCATCAATCCATGCGGGACATATTAAAGGAATTGTGCAAAGGGATTGCGGATATCATGAATTGTGAACGGGTGAGCATTTGGCTTTATAATGAAAATCACAATCGGCTGACTGCACAGAATTTCTATGACAGCCATCATTCCCATCATTATTCGGGTCAGGTGTTGGAACGATCAGACTATCCATCCTATTTTAGTGCGATTGAGCAGGAGCGGGTATTAGCTATCGATGATATCGAGAACGATACGTCGATGGAAGAATTAAAACAATGGTATTTTCATCATGCGGATTCAATTGTTGGTCTCATTGATGCGACAATCCTATTAAGTCGTGGACTTGGCGGGGTGCTCTGTTGTGAAACAAGAAACAAACGCATTTGGACATCGTTGGATAAAATCCTTATGGCAGCTATTGCAGATATGGTGTCGTTCATATTTGACAGGCTGTATAGGATAGAAATGGAAGAGCATCTCCATAAATTAGCGTATACGGACATTTTAACAGGGCTTCACAACCGTCATGCCTTCTACGAGGCAGTGACAGATCAACTTCGGAGTCAGGCACAAGGGCAACGGGGAATGTTCATTTATTTAGTAATAGACCAATTTTCAGAGGTGCAAAGCGTCCTCGGACAGGACAGTGCCGCTCAACTGCTTCGAATGATAGGAGGACGGGTAAGAGAACTGTTCCCGGCACCGGCTATTACGGCCCGTTTTGCCTTCGACCACTTTCTCATTTATTCTCCATACGATGGCCAGGTCGACCGGGAGTTGCTCTTACGGCGGATGGAGCTTGTGTCCAATGAACTGAGAAGACCCTTGTTCATTTCCGGCCAGGAAGTGTATATGACGTTCAGCTACGGTATTTCCATTTATCCAGATCATGTGAATAGCTCACAACTAGGTGTCCAACATGCGTTCCTGGCACTGGAAACAGATCGTCGGGAAACGAAGCGAAGAGCATGCGGCGTATACGAACCGCATATGCAGGAAAATGTCAAACAGGCAATGTTCTCTGAGATGAATTTGCGAAAAGGGCTGGATACCAATGAATTCAAATTGTTCTACCAGCCACAGGTCGATATGGATGGAGTGGTTCAGGGAATGGAAGCGTTAATACGCTGGGAGCACCCGGAGCGCGGCCTGATTGCCCCTGACAGTTTCATAGAGCTAGCGGAATCGACAGGTTTGATCATTCCAATCGGCGAATGGGTCATCAAGAAAGCGTTGATGCAGCTGGCGAAATGGCATCGGCAAGGCCATGCGAATCTGACCATCTCAGTGAATATATCACCTCGGCATTTCTTGCACCCGAATTTCCCATTTTACTTACGGAAATGCGTGGATGACTATGGGGTAGAACCCGAACGACTGATATTGGAAATAACCGAAAATGTGGCGCTCGAAAATCATGTTGCCGTTCAAAAAAGAATAGACATTTTAAGGGAGATGGGTTTCTTCATTGCAATCGACGATTTTGGCAAAGGGTATTCTGCATTCATTTATTTGCAACGTTTCCCTGTCCACCAGATCGAAATTGACCGCCAATTCATCAGTGGATTGGGAAACGACCAGAACAGCCGGTCCATCGTCGAAACAATCGTCCATTTGGCAAAAATGCTTGGCTTGCATACTATAGCCGAAGGGGTCGAAACAGAAGTCCAATGGGAGATCATCAGGGAATTGGCATGTACGAGGGCCCAAGGATTTTATTTCGGCAAACCGATGCCTGTGGCGGAGGTCGATCGACTGCTCGCCAGCTCGGAAAGCAATGTCAAGTTGCCTTACATCTACATATAG
- a CDS encoding b(o/a)3-type cytochrome-c oxidase subunit 1 produces MMNQLKIAKKDARLYMSFMYVTFAALLVGGLMGLLQTLARSGKFTLPFGINYYTILTVHGVILGLVLTTFFIIGFQFALMGKTVGISDKQRKTGWWSFWLMLAGTVMAAITILVGQANVLYTFYAPLRAHPAFYIGLALVIVGSWVAVFTNFHQLYVWKKANKGQKSPLLAFMVVINMAMWFIASLGVAASVLIQFIPWSLGYAETINVLLSRTLFWYFGHPLVYFWLLPAYMAWYAIIPKIIGGKLFSDSLARMSFILLLMFSIPVGFHHQLTEPGIDPTWKFIQVVLTFMVVIPTLMTAFSIFATFETTGRRKGHKGLFGWFKHLPWKDVRFLAPFIGMVAFIPGGAGGIVNASHQMNSLIHNTIWVTGHFHLTVATTVILTYFGIAYWLVPHLTGRRLTPRLNKLGIIQAIIWTVGMTIMSTAMHIQGLLGGPRRSNFSTYAGGDQVQTWIGYQAAQAIGGTILFIGIVLMIYIFIQLAFFAPRGVEEFPIAEEEVDADPTPKVLENWYLWIGITIALILFAYTIPVFDILKHSPPGSVPFDWPIGRP; encoded by the coding sequence ATGATGAACCAGTTAAAAATTGCTAAGAAGGATGCCCGTCTGTACATGTCGTTCATGTATGTGACATTTGCGGCCTTGCTCGTCGGCGGTCTGATGGGTCTCTTGCAGACACTCGCCCGCTCGGGAAAATTCACATTGCCGTTCGGCATCAACTACTATACGATTCTCACAGTGCACGGCGTCATACTGGGTCTCGTACTTACCACATTCTTTATCATCGGATTCCAATTTGCTTTAATGGGAAAAACAGTTGGAATTTCCGATAAGCAACGCAAAACCGGTTGGTGGTCCTTCTGGCTCATGCTTGCCGGGACTGTCATGGCAGCCATCACTATACTTGTCGGCCAGGCGAATGTTCTTTATACATTCTATGCACCACTCCGTGCTCATCCTGCTTTCTATATTGGTTTAGCTCTCGTGATCGTCGGCAGCTGGGTTGCCGTCTTCACTAACTTCCATCAGCTATATGTTTGGAAGAAAGCGAATAAAGGACAAAAATCACCTTTGCTCGCCTTCATGGTGGTCATCAATATGGCGATGTGGTTCATCGCATCGTTAGGTGTGGCAGCTTCCGTATTGATCCAATTCATTCCATGGTCTCTTGGCTATGCTGAAACGATCAACGTCTTGCTTAGCCGTACATTGTTCTGGTATTTCGGTCACCCGCTTGTTTATTTCTGGTTGCTCCCTGCGTACATGGCATGGTATGCAATCATTCCAAAGATTATTGGAGGAAAATTATTTAGCGATTCCCTTGCACGTATGTCGTTCATCCTATTATTGATGTTCTCGATCCCGGTCGGTTTCCATCACCAGTTGACAGAACCAGGGATTGATCCGACATGGAAATTCATACAAGTTGTCCTAACATTCATGGTAGTTATCCCTACTTTAATGACCGCATTCTCGATTTTTGCGACATTCGAAACAACGGGACGCCGTAAGGGTCATAAAGGATTGTTTGGCTGGTTCAAGCATCTGCCTTGGAAGGATGTTCGTTTCCTTGCGCCATTCATCGGCATGGTAGCATTTATTCCAGGAGGAGCGGGCGGGATTGTCAATGCATCCCACCAAATGAACTCACTGATTCATAATACAATCTGGGTCACCGGTCACTTCCATTTGACCGTAGCCACTACTGTCATCCTTACGTATTTCGGAATTGCGTATTGGCTTGTGCCGCATTTGACAGGACGCCGCTTGACACCAAGGTTAAATAAACTCGGTATCATTCAAGCAATCATTTGGACAGTCGGTATGACCATCATGTCGACAGCTATGCATATCCAAGGGCTATTGGGCGGTCCACGCCGCTCCAACTTCTCGACCTATGCAGGTGGGGATCAAGTGCAGACTTGGATTGGCTATCAGGCTGCCCAAGCGATTGGTGGAACCATCCTATTTATCGGAATTGTGCTCATGATCTATATTTTCATCCAACTGGCCTTCTTTGCGCCACGCGGTGTAGAAGAGTTCCCGATCGCAGAGGAAGAAGTAGATGCAGATCCGACACCAAAAGTCTTGGAAAACTGGTATTTATGGATTGGTATTACAATCGCGCTCATTTTATTCGCTTACACGATACCAGTCTTCGATATATTGAAACACTCTCCTCCTGGTTCTGTGCCATTTGATTGGCCGATCGGCAGACCATAG
- a CDS encoding cytochrome c oxidase subunit II, which produces MHLHKFEKIWLIFGMGSLALFLVIIGFAAFWKGTHPQSHIEIIDPENVEAHDSFKPENLGLREVAEGKYIVNIVASAFNYDFGTDADGKPVKKIRVPKGSTVLFQITTKDVVHGFQVAGTNVNMMVEPGHVSRLETEMKNVGEFTVVCNEYCGIGHHQMFATVEVYE; this is translated from the coding sequence ATGCATCTGCATAAATTTGAAAAAATATGGCTCATCTTCGGGATGGGATCATTAGCACTCTTTCTCGTTATTATCGGTTTTGCCGCTTTTTGGAAAGGAACGCATCCACAAAGCCATATTGAAATCATTGATCCGGAAAATGTCGAGGCGCATGATTCGTTTAAGCCCGAAAATCTCGGTCTTCGCGAAGTCGCCGAAGGAAAATATATTGTGAATATCGTAGCTTCTGCTTTCAACTATGATTTTGGAACAGACGCCGACGGCAAGCCCGTCAAAAAGATTAGAGTACCAAAGGGTTCTACGGTTTTATTCCAGATTACAACTAAGGACGTCGTACACGGTTTCCAAGTTGCAGGCACGAATGTCAATATGATGGTGGAACCTGGGCATGTGAGCCGCTTAGAGACGGAAATGAAAAACGTCGGTGAATTTACAGTCGTCTGTAATGAATATTGCGGTATCGGCCACCATCAGATGTTTGCCACTGTGGAGGTGTATGAATGA
- a CDS encoding cytochrome c oxidase subunit 2A, translating to MAKPTKQQTEPQHNPSINLKGTLIAVMLLGVFILGTWFGCYYLFLSR from the coding sequence ATGGCTAAGCCAACAAAACAGCAGACGGAGCCGCAGCATAACCCGTCTATCAATTTAAAAGGGACTTTGATTGCTGTCATGCTGCTCGGTGTATTCATTTTGGGAACATGGTTCGGTTGTTACTATTTATTCTTATCGCGATAG
- a CDS encoding glucosamine-6-phosphate deaminase, with translation MSNIKWLQVENSEQGAEQVYQIVKQELEHNRLHVLGLATGSTMIPVYKRWTESELDFSVVKTFNLDEYVGLEASSPNSYAYFMNDHLFNKKQFKETNIPNGTAVNLEEECQRYEADLQQSGLDIQLLGVGENGHIAFNEPGTSAQSVTHVAQLTESTLGVNSQYFENDEKIPETAMTMGIASIMSAKQLILLAFGEKKRAALEKLREGEVTAEWPITYLHNHDNVTIITDLQF, from the coding sequence ATGAGTAACATCAAATGGCTCCAAGTGGAGAACTCCGAACAAGGGGCAGAGCAAGTGTATCAAATAGTGAAACAAGAATTGGAACACAATCGGCTTCATGTCCTCGGATTAGCAACAGGAAGCACGATGATCCCCGTATATAAGAGATGGACGGAATCTGAACTTGATTTCTCGGTTGTGAAAACATTCAACCTTGATGAATATGTCGGATTGGAAGCATCCAGCCCGAATAGCTACGCTTATTTCATGAATGATCATTTATTCAATAAAAAACAGTTCAAAGAAACGAATATTCCAAATGGAACGGCTGTGAACTTGGAAGAAGAATGCCAACGCTATGAAGCCGATTTGCAACAAAGTGGACTGGATATCCAACTATTGGGCGTAGGAGAAAACGGACACATCGCATTCAACGAACCCGGCACCTCCGCTCAATCGGTTACGCATGTGGCTCAATTGACAGAATCCACGTTAGGCGTAAATAGCCAGTACTTCGAAAACGATGAAAAAATACCGGAAACGGCAATGACTATGGGGATCGCTTCTATTATGAGTGCAAAACAATTGATCCTGCTGGCGTTTGGTGAGAAGAAACGGGCCGCATTGGAGAAGCTGAGAGAAGGCGAAGTAACAGCGGAATGGCCAATTACGTATTTGCATAACCATGACAATGTTACAATTATTACAGACTTACAATTTTGA
- a CDS encoding C40 family peptidase, translating to MRIQASMQKFFAISAMALLLFVAPFIDKAEASSSKSAAILETASSLKGIKYSYGGTTTAGFDCSGYVSYVFKQHGISLARTTSGMYSSGSSVDKDDLREGDLVFFNTTGKGVSHVGIYIGDGNFAHASTSKGVRVDELDDPHYWGKRYIGAKRISEVHDVASAR from the coding sequence ATGAGAATACAAGCAAGCATGCAAAAGTTTTTTGCGATTTCTGCAATGGCACTACTCTTATTTGTTGCGCCTTTCATAGATAAAGCTGAAGCGTCATCTTCAAAATCAGCTGCTATTTTAGAAACGGCTTCCAGTTTGAAAGGTATCAAATATTCATATGGCGGCACGACAACAGCGGGTTTTGATTGTTCCGGTTATGTTAGCTACGTTTTCAAGCAACACGGAATCAGCCTCGCACGAACTACTTCCGGAATGTATTCTTCAGGAAGTTCTGTCGACAAGGATGATTTACGTGAAGGCGATCTCGTCTTCTTTAACACGACGGGCAAAGGCGTCTCACATGTCGGCATTTACATTGGCGACGGCAATTTCGCACACGCCTCCACATCGAAAGGCGTACGTGTTGATGAACTGGATGACCCACACTACTGGGGCAAGCGTTACATCGGAGCGAAGCGCATCTCCGAAGTTCATGACGTTGCTTCTGCTAGATAA
- a CDS encoding accessory Sec system S-layer assembly protein — MKLLSLFKKTDKTGSDSTIDSNEILEGAARSEGTDAVETALSLHPQWTLSQEQEYVFRFLANELEPLKPNQISLSGIDIDIEPANGSWLVKSFFRSSLDQTITVGSVELMLLDTEGKTLASQEFDLNELGDIPGRSARPWVFVFTKDNIFAETPPAENWKLAFNVQSMVPHKLELEQAWEDGLSQEQKDALAKVVENMPKLKPREVNFAGFQVKKQEDGGIAASIFIRNGHSKQINIEKLPLELVDATGDIVARGSFNLGPLSVKANTSKPWTFIYPKEMVQKEEPDFSRWTIRVPQ, encoded by the coding sequence ATGAAACTCTTATCATTATTTAAGAAAACCGACAAAACAGGTTCCGATAGCACGATCGACTCGAATGAGATTTTAGAAGGCGCTGCCCGTTCTGAGGGCACGGATGCAGTGGAGACCGCCCTCTCCCTTCATCCACAATGGACACTTTCACAGGAGCAGGAATATGTATTCCGCTTCCTTGCAAATGAATTAGAACCGTTGAAGCCAAACCAAATTTCCCTATCCGGGATTGATATTGACATCGAACCTGCAAACGGAAGCTGGCTTGTCAAATCGTTTTTCCGTTCCTCATTGGATCAAACGATCACTGTTGGCTCCGTGGAACTCATGCTGCTCGACACCGAAGGAAAAACACTCGCGTCTCAAGAATTTGATCTAAACGAACTCGGCGACATTCCTGGTCGCAGTGCCCGCCCATGGGTATTCGTCTTCACGAAAGACAATATTTTCGCAGAGACGCCGCCAGCTGAAAACTGGAAGCTCGCTTTCAACGTTCAATCGATGGTTCCACATAAATTGGAATTGGAACAAGCTTGGGAAGACGGCCTGTCGCAAGAACAAAAAGATGCCTTGGCTAAAGTGGTAGAAAATATGCCAAAATTAAAGCCGCGCGAAGTCAACTTTGCCGGCTTCCAAGTAAAAAAACAAGAAGACGGCGGCATTGCGGCTTCCATTTTCATCCGCAACGGTCATTCCAAGCAGATTAATATTGAAAAACTTCCGCTTGAACTCGTCGATGCGACTGGCGATATCGTTGCCCGTGGTTCCTTCAACCTCGGACCGCTTTCGGTCAAAGCCAATACGTCCAAGCCATGGACCTTCATCTACCCGAAAGAAATGGTCCAAAAAGAAGAACCCGACTTCTCCCGTTGGACCATCCGCGTCCCTCAATAA
- the secA2 gene encoding accessory Sec system translocase SecA2 has product MLSLFKRSNQTSERQLKKYRKVVQDINNLESKYVSLSDEELAHMTEVFKSRLEAGETIQAIVPDAFAVVREASKRILGMRHFDVQLIGGMVLTEGNIAEMPTGEGKTLVASLPSYVRALEGKGVHVITVNDYLARRDFEQIGQIHRFLGLTVGLNVPMMQGPAKKNAYEADITYGVGTEFGFDYLRDNMVQHPSQKVQRPYHFAIIDEVDSVLIDEAKTPLIVAGKMQADPDLHQIAAMLAKRFKKGVDFDFDEETKATSLTETAIEKVEKAFGIDNLYDLEHQTLYHYMIQAVRAYVIFKRDVDYIVKDDKVELVDMFTGRIMEGRTLSDGLHQAIEAKEGLPITDENKAQAQITIQNYFRMYPNLSGMTGTAKTQEKEFREVYNMEVIQIPTNRPRARIDSPDKVYETIEQKYEAVAKEVAKRNATGQPVLVGTTSILQSEKVAEYLDKQKLNYHLLNAKSVEQEVDLISQAGQRGHITVATNMAGRGTDIMLGEGVQELGGLFVLGTEKHESRRVDNQLRGRSGRQGDRGESQFFLSLEDDMFKRFAKDDLEKFLKKVKTDGEGLVLNPEVNELTERTQRIVEGVHFSMREYNLKLDDVINDQRGVLYSLRDKVLEQTDLFDQLKKMVSEAVEFVIYDSCPENETPDVWDFERIERTMNGLLLEPFTLNRSYERVSDILKAYKEPMAQLFDYLDAFSENEQVNQIIPQVMLSHIDSMWVKHLDVMSRLKEGIGLRSYGQEDPMRIYQREGLQLFGKHYQKLRRNIASEVIGFMKLISQQQEAQSL; this is encoded by the coding sequence ATGCTATCACTATTCAAACGTTCAAATCAAACGAGCGAAAGGCAACTGAAGAAATATCGGAAAGTTGTCCAGGATATAAATAATCTTGAATCTAAATATGTTTCATTGTCAGACGAAGAGCTGGCACATATGACAGAAGTTTTCAAAAGCCGCTTGGAAGCGGGCGAAACAATCCAGGCCATTGTACCAGACGCATTCGCGGTGGTACGAGAAGCCTCCAAACGTATTTTAGGCATGCGCCACTTCGACGTGCAGCTGATCGGCGGCATGGTCCTCACAGAGGGGAATATCGCGGAAATGCCGACGGGTGAAGGAAAAACGCTAGTCGCTTCCCTTCCTTCCTATGTGCGGGCTCTTGAAGGCAAAGGCGTCCATGTCATTACTGTCAATGACTATCTGGCACGGCGGGATTTCGAACAAATTGGCCAAATCCACCGATTCCTAGGCCTCACTGTCGGTCTGAATGTGCCGATGATGCAAGGCCCTGCTAAGAAGAACGCGTACGAAGCGGACATTACGTACGGCGTCGGTACGGAATTCGGCTTCGACTATCTCCGGGATAATATGGTGCAGCACCCTTCTCAAAAAGTGCAACGCCCTTATCATTTTGCCATCATCGATGAAGTCGACAGCGTTTTGATTGATGAAGCGAAGACGCCATTGATTGTGGCTGGTAAAATGCAAGCCGATCCCGACTTGCATCAAATCGCCGCGATGCTGGCCAAACGGTTTAAAAAGGGCGTCGATTTTGATTTCGATGAGGAAACAAAAGCAACTTCACTTACGGAAACCGCCATTGAGAAAGTGGAAAAAGCATTTGGCATCGATAACCTGTACGATTTAGAACATCAGACACTCTACCATTATATGATTCAAGCAGTTCGTGCCTACGTCATCTTCAAACGGGATGTCGACTATATCGTCAAGGATGATAAAGTAGAATTGGTCGATATGTTCACCGGCCGCATCATGGAAGGCCGAACACTTTCCGACGGTCTCCATCAGGCGATCGAAGCAAAAGAAGGCTTGCCGATCACAGATGAAAATAAGGCGCAAGCACAAATTACCATCCAGAATTATTTCCGGATGTACCCAAATCTCAGCGGGATGACTGGGACGGCTAAAACACAGGAAAAGGAATTCCGTGAAGTATACAACATGGAGGTTATCCAAATTCCGACAAACCGTCCTCGTGCCCGTATCGATTCTCCGGATAAAGTGTATGAGACAATTGAACAGAAATATGAAGCGGTGGCCAAGGAAGTTGCAAAGCGCAACGCGACTGGACAACCAGTCCTTGTTGGAACAACTTCCATCCTCCAATCAGAGAAGGTTGCCGAGTACTTGGATAAGCAAAAACTGAACTACCATCTACTAAATGCGAAGAGCGTCGAGCAGGAGGTCGATCTGATTTCCCAAGCGGGTCAACGCGGCCACATTACAGTGGCGACAAATATGGCTGGACGTGGTACCGACATCATGCTCGGCGAAGGTGTACAGGAACTTGGCGGCCTATTCGTGCTTGGTACGGAAAAGCATGAAAGTCGACGCGTGGACAACCAATTGCGCGGACGTTCCGGACGGCAAGGCGACCGTGGAGAAAGCCAATTCTTCCTTTCATTAGAGGACGATATGTTCAAACGTTTCGCGAAGGATGATTTGGAGAAATTCCTGAAAAAGGTCAAAACGGATGGCGAAGGCCTTGTGCTGAATCCTGAAGTGAATGAGCTGACAGAGCGGACGCAACGGATTGTCGAAGGCGTCCACTTCTCCATGAGGGAATATAACTTGAAACTTGACGATGTCATTAATGACCAACGCGGCGTCTTGTATTCACTCCGTGACAAAGTGTTGGAACAAACAGATCTGTTCGATCAATTGAAGAAGATGGTTTCGGAGGCTGTGGAATTTGTCATCTATGACAGTTGCCCGGAAAACGAAACACCGGATGTCTGGGATTTCGAACGGATTGAACGCACGATGAATGGACTTCTGCTTGAACCGTTCACATTAAACCGTTCTTATGAACGTGTATCGGATATTTTGAAAGCCTACAAGGAACCGATGGCCCAGTTATTCGACTATCTGGATGCATTTTCAGAGAACGAGCAAGTCAACCAAATTATCCCTCAAGTGATGCTAAGCCATATAGATTCCATGTGGGTGAAGCACTTGGATGTCATGTCCCGCCTGAAGGAAGGGATCGGCTTGCGCTCATATGGCCAGGAAGATCCGATGCGTATTTATCAGCGGGAAGGTTTGCAGCTGTTCGGTAAACATTATCAGAAGCTGCGTCGGAATATCGCATCCGAAGTCATTGGCTTTATGAAGCTTATTTCACAACAACAGGAGGCCCAATCGTTATGA
- a CDS encoding glycosyltransferase family 4 protein codes for MLFLAMAAAFVASIILTPLVIKFAFRIGAVDRPNYRKVHAQIMPRIGGLAIFGAFMIGYLILRPEDPGATYNTAGIIVGAFLIIATGFLDDMLEITAKAKLVGQLAAALVVVLWGGLQIDFINLPFFGQLDFGYFSIPITIIWIIGITNAINLIDGLDGLAAGVSTIALISITVMAVIMGDVYVIATASLLAASSLGFLFFNFHPAKIFMGDTGALFLGYMISVLAMLGFKNVTVVSLIIPIIMLGVPISDTFFAIVRRVRMKQSITAPDKSHLHHCLLRAGFSHRQTVLIIYGLAILFGVAAVLFSQATVWGAIVLITVMLIAIELFVEIIGLAGTNYRPLLNLVRMIGK; via the coding sequence ATGCTATTCCTTGCTATGGCCGCTGCTTTTGTAGCTTCTATCATACTTACTCCACTTGTTATTAAATTCGCGTTCAGGATTGGAGCGGTTGACCGGCCGAACTATCGGAAGGTCCATGCGCAGATCATGCCTCGAATCGGGGGACTCGCCATTTTTGGCGCGTTCATGATCGGCTATCTTATCTTGCGACCGGAAGATCCGGGTGCGACGTATAATACGGCCGGCATCATTGTCGGGGCTTTCCTTATTATTGCGACCGGCTTCTTGGATGACATGTTGGAAATTACCGCGAAAGCAAAATTGGTAGGACAGTTGGCAGCAGCACTTGTTGTTGTATTGTGGGGCGGTTTACAAATTGATTTTATTAACCTGCCGTTCTTTGGACAATTGGACTTTGGGTATTTCAGTATTCCCATTACAATCATTTGGATTATCGGCATTACAAATGCCATTAACTTAATTGACGGACTGGATGGTTTGGCAGCTGGTGTTTCTACCATCGCGCTTATTTCCATTACGGTCATGGCTGTTATCATGGGCGATGTCTACGTTATCGCCACCGCATCCTTATTGGCGGCCAGCTCGCTTGGATTTCTATTTTTCAACTTCCATCCCGCAAAAATCTTTATGGGAGATACGGGAGCTCTGTTCCTGGGCTATATGATTTCGGTCCTTGCGATGCTAGGATTTAAAAACGTAACTGTTGTATCATTGATCATTCCAATCATCATGCTCGGTGTTCCGATTTCGGATACATTCTTCGCGATTGTCAGAAGGGTCCGGATGAAGCAATCGATTACGGCACCGGATAAATCGCACTTGCATCATTGTTTGCTGCGTGCAGGTTTCTCGCATCGCCAGACAGTTCTGATCATCTATGGACTAGCTATTCTTTTCGGTGTTGCAGCGGTGTTGTTCTCACAAGCGACGGTTTGGGGAGCTATTGTGCTCATCACAGTCATGTTGATTGCAATTGAATTGTTTGTTGAAATTATCGGGCTTGCAGGTACGAATTATCGTCCTTTGCTGAATCTAGTCCGTATGATAGGGAAATAA